One Natronomonas moolapensis 8.8.11 genomic region harbors:
- a CDS encoding nucleoside phosphorylase, with the protein MTNASEDPSEDKQYHLGLYEGEVDGPVLLPGDPGRVDVIADLWDSAEELASHREYRSVVGEYDGEPVTVTSTGIGSPSAAIAVEELARVGAETFLRVGSCGAIQRHVGVGDLVITTGAVRQEGTSDEYVREDYPASAHGEVVTALVAAAERLGHEYHVGVTCSTDSFYTGQSRPGVDGFRAAGSDAQIEALREAGVLNFEMEASAILTLAGLYGLRSGAVCTVYANRVTGEFRTEGQRKAAETASLAAALLGRMDRIKEREGVDRWHAGLSLGDV; encoded by the coding sequence ATGACCAACGCCAGCGAGGATCCCAGCGAAGACAAACAGTACCACCTCGGGCTGTATGAGGGCGAAGTCGACGGTCCGGTGTTGCTCCCGGGCGACCCGGGCCGCGTCGACGTGATCGCCGACCTGTGGGACTCGGCCGAGGAACTCGCCAGCCACCGCGAGTACAGAAGCGTTGTCGGGGAGTACGACGGCGAGCCGGTAACTGTCACCTCGACCGGGATCGGATCGCCGTCGGCGGCCATCGCCGTCGAGGAACTCGCCCGCGTCGGCGCGGAGACGTTTCTCCGCGTCGGGTCGTGCGGGGCGATCCAGCGGCACGTCGGCGTCGGCGACCTCGTCATCACCACGGGCGCGGTCAGACAGGAGGGGACAAGCGACGAGTACGTCCGCGAGGACTACCCAGCGAGCGCCCACGGCGAAGTCGTGACCGCACTGGTGGCTGCCGCCGAACGGCTCGGCCACGAGTACCACGTCGGCGTCACCTGCTCGACCGACTCGTTTTATACCGGGCAGTCCCGCCCGGGCGTCGACGGGTTTCGGGCCGCCGGCAGCGACGCCCAGATCGAGGCGCTCCGCGAGGCGGGCGTGCTCAACTTCGAGATGGAGGCGAGCGCGATCCTGACACTCGCGGGGCTGTACGGACTCCGCTCGGGAGCTGTCTGTACGGTCTATGCGAACCGTGTCACCGGCGAGTTCCGGACGGAGGGCCAACGGAAGGCGGCGGAGACGGCGTCGCTGGCCGCGGCGCTTCTCGGTCGGATGGACCGAATCAAAGAGCGCGAGGGTGTCGACCGCTGGCACGCCGGGCTATCGCTCGGCGATGTGTGA